TGTGAGGGGTCTGAAACACCCTTCCCGCTGGGCGGTAACATGAGCCACCCCCGGTACGATAAGGGCGCGAGTCTACCACCGATGACGTCTTGTTCCGTGACCATAGGTGAGGATCTCCCGCCGACGCGGTCTTAAACCACGACCCTTCCCAGTGAGTGGTACGTTGAGCGAGGCTCTCCTGATGGAGATGGGGTGGTCACACAGCAAGGCCCTGCTCCACACACCGTTTTTAAACAAGGAATGATCTCCCGGTGTGAGGACCTCCTGCTGTAGCTCTCTCAGCGATATgtccacatgagagagagagagagagagagagagagagagagagagagagagagagagagagagagagtgcccttATTAAGGGTGATGTCTTGCCTGTAGCTTCCTGCCCTGAATACAACATGGGTTATCTCTTCATCACATCTGGATTAGGTCATTAAAGATGTATCAGtagccatcaacacacacacacacacacacacacacacacacacacacacacacacacacacacacaacatattctgCAAAATAACGCTGATGATCATCACAAGgagttacgaaaaaaaaaaatgccgcgGACATATATTACAAGATAATGTTTTCCACCATATCACCAagcaaaagaaagagagagagaacgtaacgACCAGATAAACACCTCACTCCTGCAGAAGCAATGACGGAAGACAGGAACAagtgtgcaaaaaaaaagaaagaaaaaaaacacgagcTCGTAATCACCCGCCAAGAGATTATGTCTAAGTTCAACCATGAGTGCCACGCTACGGGAGCGCTGAGGTCTGCACGTAGTTCCGGTCTCCCACATGTAACCACAACCTCTCTGTACATATCTACACctgatcctttatatatatatatatatatatatatatatatatatatatatatatatatatatatatatatatacaatgtcccAGTCGTGGCCATCTCGGATAAAACGAAAAGTGATGAGTGGGGACAAAATGGAGTGTAGAAGTAAACCCAGTTCCTCGAGGTATTTGAAGACCTCGTTCATAAAGGAAGAAAAGTTATTATGGGAGAAAAGGAGAACGAAAGAAGAGAATTCCGCAATCACAGTTCAAGAGACAGAAgctatcataacggtcaatcctcgcaTGTCTGGTCTCCTCAAACAAACAAATGGGAAGCAGCTGTCAGGTGCGTGCCTTTGGTGTCTGGGACGCGCACACGGGCAGCTCTCGACAGCAGTGGACGAAGTGATACatgtcaaaggaaaaaaaaaaaggggcagcaACATGAAGTCGGACCAAATTGGATGAGTGAACAGAAGTGACAAAAGGCAAATCAATACGGCAGAAAGTGTTTAGATTCCAATCTGGAGAGGTGCTGAAAAAGCCAACTAAACTGTGCGAACAGGAATCCCTGTAGATATGAAATGGATGTTCGGCGTCTATACAACCTTGCCAAACGTCAGATGAAAATGTTATGTTCAGTATCTGGAGTTCCTAAAGCAGGGGAGAAGATATGCTTATCCCTAAGAAGTCTATGCTATTACAAGGTTGCATTACGgtattctgttatatatatatatatatatatatatatatatatatatatatatatatatatatatatatatatatatatatacacactatttcTGAGGCTTGTGCAGAGACGATCGAGTGATACAGTATGCTTACCAAAGTTACTGTTCTTACGAGTATATTTCGGGTAAATAAGTGGCTCAGAAATTACCCTCTGGCCACAAATACGACGAGTAAAGAATTCTGTCGctggaataatgataaaaaaaaaaaaaaatcatgtcgtGCTATTTTCTTCATTCGCCACTTTTATGCAACCCAATTTCGGCTTGACTGGAGTCATTCTTGCCCCTCGAACCGCCTTAAAATCTGTGTTGGCACTGGTGGGAGGGCCCAAGGTTGAGCTGGAGGAGCCTCAGTATAAAGGTGTGGACCATCGCCAGTCTGGCATCACTCGCTCGCTGCTCACCTTCCCCTCGACATGTTCTACAAGGTGCCTCCAAACCTCCACTTGGACATGACTATAGTTCAGTCACAGATACCTTGAGTTAACTGTGTTATATAAagttgaggaaaaaaataaaaggcagtGTGATGACTGACGCAAGTCCGATCTAATACAACTGTTGTCATCTTAGGAAATATTCAAGACGATGTGGTTGTCACATCTTTTTCGAATGTACAATAAGCACCGTAACCAAAATAACCTgcgactccttccctccctcaggcgtccctggtgctggtgctggtgggcgTGGCCCTCGCCGCCCCAGCTGACCTCTACTCCGCCCCATCATACAACAACCAATACTATGAGGTTAGTCGACCTTTTGAAGTCTCCATTGGTTTACAGTGAACTTTCCCAGAAAGGCAAGTTTCAAACGACCGAGATGTATATAGAATAAGGTCAGCCACACCAAACGAAGTCTGCATTACATGTGTCTTTTCGTACAGGAGCCGACGCCGTACAATTTTGCCTATGGAGTTCAGGACGAGTACGCCGGCACCGACTTCGGTCAGACTGAGGAATCTGACGGTAAAACTGTCCGTGGCTCCTACACCGTCCAGCTCCCCGACGGTCGCAAACAGACGGTAAGGAAAAGGGTTTTTACTTACGCGGTAAATAACCAAGAAACGATCTCATACATAAATGCTTCTTGATAAGACTAATATTACGTATTAAATCCTCTGGTCTCCGGCAGGTGACGTACGTGGCCGACGACTACAACGGCTACCAGGCTGAGGTCAGCTACTACGGTGAGGCCCAGTACCCCTACGAGTACGGTCCACCCGTCACATTCAGGCCCCAGGACTCataccacccctctccctcata
This Panulirus ornatus isolate Po-2019 chromosome 29, ASM3632096v1, whole genome shotgun sequence DNA region includes the following protein-coding sequences:
- the LOC139758097 gene encoding cuticle protein 19-like, translated to MFYKASLVLVLVGVALAAPADLYSAPSYNNQYYEEPTPYNFAYGVQDEYAGTDFGQTEESDGKTVRGSYTVQLPDGRKQTVTYVADDYNGYQAEVSYYGEAQYPYEYGPPVTFRPQDSYHPSPSYQ